One Mytilus trossulus isolate FHL-02 chromosome 5, PNRI_Mtr1.1.1.hap1, whole genome shotgun sequence DNA segment encodes these proteins:
- the LOC134719459 gene encoding short-chain collagen C4-like, translating to MELPFYIFCILFAFMFPGLPTLQADQSVLDLFPDFHDMKSKISTTYIRWSRKQCPNNDYTELVYSGYVGGGNHDEKGSAVEPVCLPKDPDFVKTSGGFEYSRMYGAEFNSNNFFASNSQYQDVPCAVCRVRQASSIIMIPGKNRCYTGWNMEYNGYLASNYYYYPAAGSYICIDIQPEYVDGGSSWNGQSKLFFFVVAKCGSLRCPPYKEGYPLTCVVCSK from the exons ATGGAACTaccattttacattttttgtatactGTTCGCTTTCATGTTTCCTGGGCTACCAACTCTGCAGGCAGATCAATCTGTTCTTGACCTATTTCCAGATTTTCACGATATGAAATCAA AAATAAGCACTACATACATTAGATGGTCAAGAAAGCAGTGTCCTAATAATGACTATACGGAACTGGTGTACTCAG GCTATGTAGGTGGTGGAAATCATGATGAGAAAGGGTCAGCAGTAGAACCAGTCTGTCTACCAAAAGATCCTGATTTCGTCAAAACTAGTGGTGGTTTTGAGTATAGTCGTATGTATGGGGCGGAATTTAATAGTAATAATTTCTTTGCATCAAATAGCCAGTATCAGGACGTACCATGTGCTGTATGTAGAGTGAGGCAGGCATCCAGCATTATAATGATACCAGGGAAGAACCGATGCTATACAGGATGGAACATGGAGTACAATGGATATCTGGCTTCAAACTACTATTACTATCCTGCAGCTGGATCATATATCTGTATTGATATCCAACCAGAATACGTCGATGGGGGATCATCCTGGAACGGACaaagtaaacttttttttttcgttgTAGCTAAATGTGGATCACTTCGTTGTCCACCGTACAAAGAAGGTTATCCCCTAAcatgtgttgtttgttcaaAATAG
- the LOC134719460 gene encoding uncharacterized protein LOC134719460, with translation MDGVDSSLQGKISQSLDIRPYQFEPLLVENNQEEDINSSSEESYIDDLSSNVDRLVNTNWCDCGNCNSMTTADECVCCSDISAVSYLMQPDDLNCITEHEVFIANCLNRHVLQVSMYAYMEHVGPFDDNEPINE, from the exons ATGGACGGTGTTGACAGCAGTTTACAAGGCAAAATTTCTCAAAGTTTAGATATTCGACCGTATCAGTTTGAGCCGTTACTTGTGGAAAATAATCAAGAAGAAGATATAAATTCGTCATCCGAAGAGTCCTACATTGACGATCTTTCAAGCAATGTCGATCGCCTTGTAAACACAAACTG GTGTGATTGTGGAAACTGCAATTCCATGACAACAGCAGATGAATGTGTATGCTGTTCAGACATATCAGCTGTAAGCTATTTAATGCAACCAGATGACTTAAACTGCATCACAGAACATGAGGTCTTTATTGCCAACTGCTTAAACCGTCATGTGTTACAAGTCAGCATGTATGCATACATGGAGCATGTTGGTCCATTTGACGACAATGAACCCATCAATGAGTAA
- the LOC134717661 gene encoding uncharacterized protein LOC134717661: MTFEQRPWLKTYIDFNTEKRKLATNEFEKDFFKLMNNAVFGKTMENLRKRTDIKLLNDQSKARKLISKPTFHAFKIFNDDLVAVHMLKQRLYLNRPIYVGFTILDLSKTLMYDFHYNYMKDKYGSRATLLFTDTDSLCYSVNTDDIYQDMLEVRDLFDTSEYNPEHRLYSTLNKKVLGKMKDETHGIPIQEFVGLKSKMYSLIYEENKTLCEKKTAKGIKKSVIKHDTRHEHYKQSLFNKEIHMSTMTQIRSYDHTL, translated from the coding sequence ATGACATTTGAACAACGACCCTGGTTAAAGACATATATTGATTTCAATACAGAGAAGAGAAAGCTTGCAACAAATGAGTTCGAGAAGGATTTTTTCAAACTCATGAATAATGCAGTCTTTGGAAAGACGATGGAAAATTTAAGGAAGAGAAcagatataaaacttttaaatgacCAATCAAAGGCCAGAAAATTAATCAGCAAACCAACATTTCATGCCTTCAAAATATTCAACGACGACTTGGTGGCTGTGCATATGTTGAAACAACGATTATACTTAAACAGACCCATCTACGTGGGATTCACTATACTCGATTTGTCAAAGACACTTATGTATGATTTCCATTATAATTACATGAAAGATAAATATGGATCTAGAGCAACACTGTTGTTTACAGACACCGACTCGCTATGCTACAGCGTCAACACTGATGATATATATCAAGATATGTTGGAAGTGAGAGACTTGTTTGATACGTCAGAGTATAACCCCGAACATCGGCTTTATAgcactttaaataaaaaggtGTTAGGAAAGATGAAAGACGAGACACATGGTATTCCCATACAGGAATTTGTTGGTCTCAAGTCAAAGATGTACTCATTGATATATGAGGAGAATAAAACACTCTGCGAGAAGAAGACAGCGAAGGGTATAAAGAAGAGTGTGATCAAACATGACACAAGACACGAACATTATAAACAAAGTTTATTCAACAAAGAAATCCACATGTCTACCATGACACAGATCCGTTCATATGACCATACGTTATAG
- the LOC134717662 gene encoding uncharacterized protein LOC134717662 — protein MAKSPIKCGVCGKSFSHKESLMRHKRSVHTGTKWHCPTCDVVFSRKDNYQRHKRNHDKQPVQNGAGVTTTSTETNEKTDPCNFKALNGTVETHSIDAKGLNKFDPMSFLKSQYDDVKDVIKRKIKERGGLKWYLSMKVKMSRRKEDAIETAEPHFRGKCQTSLKLEDIEAGLKESIKKMYTSFIEYQRQGSNWTVDKVVNLTIHMARYRPLKGSSYIPLPIKLRSKHAIINVKNRDSKCFMWSILAALNPAKRDAERVWKYKEHTSSLKFDTIMFPVKLADIPKFEKQNTISINVFGFNKGEVFPIHISKHRFEQHVNLLMISDNKKSHFCWIKDLNRLLGDQHSHRARHFHCPYCLHGFTKERILSNHLPYCQTHGPQKIELPTEDNKWLHYKDIRKQLKVPYVIYADFECLQEPIVDSKECDQKTKKTTKHIPCGFAYKVVGLTPETSNEPVVYRGGDATDKFVECMIKEQEEIEQRFKHCEPMIMTGSDWQSFKKATLCHICKKKLADIKVRDHCHVTGKFRGAAHNDCNINYKFTGRIPVVFHNLRGYDSHLIMQAIGKVEGKKLNCIANNMEKYISFSLGCMDFIDSLQFMSSSLQKLVENLAKEGSSKFRHMTSHFEEEKIHLLLRKQVYPYEYFDSEAKFLESQLPPIESFYSTLSGEGITTLDYAHAQHVWQLFNIQNLGQYHDLYVLSDVLALADVFENFREICLNYYGLDAAHFYTSPGLAWHAALKMTGVKLELLTDIDMHLFIEKGLREGISMISHRHAKANNKHVPNYNPNQPINHVMYLDANNLYGWAMSQALPVEGFRWLNDSEIENLHIGDVEDDSKNGFILEVDLEYPKELHDDHNEYPLAPEKLKVTNDMLSPYAEKLLDDLNLKGNIDRKIDTKFTSKAKIRGTLQKFKTLLITWNETYKDP, from the coding sequence atggcAAAATCTCCAATTAAATGTGGTGTATGCGGAAAATCGTTTTCCCATAAAGAGAGTTTGATGCGCCATAAGAGATCGGTTCATACTGGAACGAAATGGCATTGCCCAACCTGCGATGTAGTATTTTCAAGAAAAGACAACTACCAACGCCATAAGCGAAACCATGATAAACAACCAGTCCAAAATGGTGCTGGTGTTACTACGACTAGTACAGAAACAAATGAAAAGACCGATCCATGCAACTTCAAAGCGCTCAATGGAACCGTTGAAACACATTCGATCGATGCAAAAggattgaataaatttgatccaATGTCATTCCTGAAAAGCCAGTATGATGATGTTAAAGATGTCATCAAGcgtaaaattaaagaaagagGTGGATTGAAGTGGTATCTATCCATGAAGGTTAAAATGAGCAGACGAAAAGAAGATGCCATAGAAACTGCAGAGCCGCATTTCCGGGGGAAATGCCAGACCAGTTTAAAATTGGAGGATATCGAAGCCGGATTAAAGGAATCTATTAAAAAGATGTATACATCTTTCATCGAATATCAGAGACAAGGAAGCAATTGGACGGTGGATAAAGTGGTAAATCTTACCATACACATGGCACGGTACAGACCCTTAAAAGGCTCAAGTTATATTCCACTTCCAATTAAACTCAGATCAAAACATGCCATTATCAATGTCAAAAATAGAGACAGCAAATGTTTCATGTGGTCGATTTTGGCAGCATTGAACCCAGCAAAACGTGATGCAGAGAGAGTTTGGAAATACAAGGAACACACTTCAAGTTTAAAGTTTGATACCATCATGTTTCCTGTGAAATTAGCCGACATACCCAAGTTCGAAAAACAGAATACAATATCTATCAACGTGTTTGGGTTTAACAAAGGCGAAGTATTCCCTATACACATTTCAAAACATCGATTTGAACAGCATGTTAATCTACTCATGATATCGGACAACAAGAAGTCACATTTCTGCTGGATTAAGGATCTCAATCGGTTATTAGGGGACCAGCATAGCCATCGCGCACGACATTTTCACTGTCCATACTGCTTACACGGATTTACCAAAGAAAGAATATTAAGCAACCACCTACCATACTGCCAGACCCATGGACCCCAAAAAATTGAACTACCAACTGAAGACAACAAGTGGTTACATTATAAGGACATTCGTAAACAGCTTAAGGTTCCATACGTTATTTATGCAGATTTTGAGTGCCTTCAAGAACCAATAGTTGATAGTAAAGAATGTGATCAGAAGACGAAAAAGACTACCAAACACATACCGTGTGGCTTTGCTTACAAAGTGGTAGGTCTGACACCTGAAACATCAAATGAACCAGTAGTTTATCGGGGTGGTGATGCTACTGATAAATTTGTGGAGTGCATGATAAAAGAACAGGAAGAAATAGAACAACGATTTAAGCATTGCGAACCCATGATCATGACTGGGAGTGATTGGCAATCCTTTAAGAAGGCAACCCTGTGTCACatatgtaaaaagaaattaGCAGACATAAAAGTTCGAGATCATTGTCACGTGACTGGAAAATTTCGAGGGGCTGCTCATAACGACTGTAATATTAATTACAAGTTTACGGGTCGAATTCCAGTTGTGTTTCATAACCTTAGAGGATACGATAGCCATTTAATAATGCAAGCTATTGGAAAAGTTGAAGGGAAAAAGCTGAATTGCATtgctaataatatggaaaagtATATATCTTTTTCATTGGGATGTATGGATTTTATAGACTCGCTCCAGTTCATGTCTTCATCTTTACAAAAACTTGTAGAAAACCTTGCCAAGGAAGGTTCTAGCAAATTTCGACACATGACAAGCCactttgaagaagaaaaaatacacctGCTTCTGCGAAAACAAGTATACCCATACGAGTATTTTGATTCCGAGGCAAAGTTTTTAGAATCTCAACTACCCCCGATTGAATCTTTTTACAGTACACTATCGGGAGAAGGTATAACCACACTGGACTATGCACATGCACAACACGTATGGCAATTGTTTAACATACAGAATCTCGGACAGTATCACGATCTATACGTACTATCAGATGTTCTTGCATTAGCCGACgtctttgaaaatttcagggagaTCTGCCTCAACTACTATGGACTGGACGCTGCACATTTTTATACATCACCCGGTTTAGCCTGGCACGCTGCCTTGAAAATGACAGGTGTCAAGTTGGAATTACTCACTGACATAGACATGCATTTGTTTATAGAGAAAGGCTTAAGAGAGGGCATATCAATGATATCCCATCGCCATGCCAAAGCTAACAATAAACATGTACCAAACTACAATCCAAATCAACCCATTAATCACGTGATGTACCTAGATGCCAACAACCTATACGGATGGGCCATGTCACAAGCGCTTCCAGTTGAAGGTTTCAGATGGCTCAACGATTCTGAAATTGAGAACCTACACATAGGTGACGTTGAAGATGACAGtaaaaatggttttatattAGAAGTTGATTTAGAATATCCTAAGGAACTACACGACGACCACAACGAATATCCATTAGCTccagaaaaattaaaagttacaAATGATATGTTATCACCCTATGCAGAAAAGCTATTGGATGATTTAAACTTAAAAGGAAACATCGACAGAAAAATTGATACCAAATTTACATCCAAAGCAAAAATACGTGGTACATTACAGAAATTTAAAACTCTACTTATCACTTGGAATGAGACTTACAAAGATCCATAG